DNA sequence from the Sporocytophaga myxococcoides genome:
TTGACAGTAGAAACCAAAAGTTGCATAAGGGCATCCACTTCCTCCTTAGGTCTGTTCCAGTTTTCCGTGGAAAATGCATAAAGCGTGAGATACTTAACTCCAATTTTTGCGCAGGCTTCAGTTGCTTCTCTTACAGAAGTGATAGCACTCTTATGGCCGAAAATTCTGCTTATTGCTCCTTTTTTCTTGGCCCAACGGCCATTCCCATCCATAATAATAGCAATATGAGCTGGAATTTTAGTCTTATCAATTTGTTCAATTAAGTTCATCTACCTTTGGCCCAATGAGAAAGGCAAAGGTACAAAATGATTCGACTTTTGAAAAATGAAATACTTATTTATGATAAATAGCAGGACATTTCACACTATAAAATGTATAGCTTACAGTTAATCCAGTATAATAATACCAATCGGTTCTTAAAATATCACCAGTTCTGCGATAATTGACATTTCCCTCCCTTATCCCATCAAGGTAATCAGTAAATGTTTTTCTTGCAACAAACTCTCCTCCCAGGTTCCAATGCTCTGTCAATTGAAATTTAAAGCCTAGTCCAACAGGAATTGCAATATTTAAAAATTTATTCCCCATCCCTAGGTCTTCTTGGGTATTAAAGAATGCAATCCCACCTGTAAAATATGGGGTAATTCTTGATGAATTTTGAGCTTTTCTAGAATCCTTTGGAGCCCTGAAATTAAAAAAATTATACTCAAGAGTGACCGAAGCTTCTGTAATGCTATTTTTAAATTCACTTGCTCTGTATTTAGCCACGGGGTCTTTCGATTTTAATTCAGATCCATATATCCCTCCAAAGCTAAACGCCCCTCTTAATGCAACTACAGGGCTAAAATTGAGCCTGTAAAAAATCTCACCTCCAGGACGATAAAATAAAGGGTTGAATTTCCTTGCAAGTTCTCCTGTATAGTTAAAACCTCCTGCACCTAATCCAATCTCATGCACCTGGGCATTAACAGTAGCAATTGAAACTCCTATAAAGATAAAAATAGCAGAAAGGAGCCTTCCTGCTATTCGAAGTTTTTTATTATTCAATGTTTTATGTTTTTATCTAAATTTAGGACAAACAACTCTTGGAGGAATAATGTAGGTCAGATGAAATCCTGTCACGATGTACCAGTCTTTATTTTTGTCCCCTCTTTGATCTCCAGGATTTGATACTCCCCTGATTCCAATCAATTTACCATTTGTATCATATTGCAATCTTTCTTCGGCCCCAAGTTTTGCAAATAACTGAGGATCTCTTGCAACTCCCCCCTCAAGTGTTCTGTTTGCCATAGCTGCAGCTAGACTCGTCTCAGGATCTCCTTTGTCAACATAATAACTACTCACATCATCAAGATAATCCGTAAATGTATACCTCCAACCTATTTCGAAGGCTAGATCGAGCTGTTTGGACAATTTATATCGTACACCTAAACCAAATGGTATTGCGATTTGATTTAATGAATATGACTTCCCTTCAGTTTGTAATTTATTCAATGCAACATATTTTCCTCCAAACTCATCAGGACTCTGAGCTTTAGGATTATGATGAAAATAAGCAAGCCCAATAAAACCATAAGGAGTAAAATCAGCACGTCTTACATATTTTCCTCTATGTCCAATCAGGTCAATAACGGCATCTACTTTGACTTCTAGAATATCATTGCGCATTGAAAGATTTCTTGCTCTTCTGAAAAGGTTCTTATCAGTGTAGTTAGCGCTTTTACTATCGCTTCCTTTTATCCTTCCATAAGAAA
Encoded proteins:
- a CDS encoding DUF6089 family protein gives rise to the protein MNNKKLRIAGRLLSAIFIFIGVSIATVNAQVHEIGLGAGGFNYTGELARKFNPLFYRPGGEIFYRLNFSPVVALRGAFSFGGIYGSELKSKDPVAKYRASEFKNSITEASVTLEYNFFNFRAPKDSRKAQNSSRITPYFTGGIAFFNTQEDLGMGNKFLNIAIPVGLGFKFQLTEHWNLGGEFVARKTFTDYLDGIREGNVNYRRTGDILRTDWYYYTGLTVSYTFYSVKCPAIYHK
- a CDS encoding DUF6089 family protein codes for the protein MRKLLQLGLLLFLISFFGESSFAQEFNKKNRYYSVGVTLNAMNYVGELDPGPSFVRPGIKLTRPNLGIEGLARLYPRVSLRGAISYGRIKGSDSKSANYTDKNLFRRARNLSMRNDILEVKVDAVIDLIGHRGKYVRRADFTPYGFIGLAYFHHNPKAQSPDEFGGKYVALNKLQTEGKSYSLNQIAIPFGLGVRYKLSKQLDLAFEIGWRYTFTDYLDDVSSYYVDKGDPETSLAAAMANRTLEGGVARDPQLFAKLGAEERLQYDTNGKLIGIRGVSNPGDQRGDKNKDWYIVTGFHLTYIIPPRVVCPKFR